Proteins encoded within one genomic window of Episyrphus balteatus chromosome 1, idEpiBalt1.1, whole genome shotgun sequence:
- the LOC129912711 gene encoding methylcrotonoyl-CoA carboxylase subunit alpha, mitochondrial has protein sequence MFKHLKTVNNFLSHLHISTRPAHKNVTIQPIKKILIANRGEIACRVIRTAKKLGIQSVAVYSDADKNSMHTLMADEAYRVGTASSSDSYLKSSVILDIAKKTNCQGIHPGYGFLSENFEFSEQCHKEGVIFIGPPGSAIRDMGIKSTSKSIMAAAGVPIINGYHGEDQTDDKLIEEADKIGFPLMIKAIRGGGGKGMRIAESKEKFLEALNSARTESAKSFGDSSVLLERYVRSPRHVEVQVFADQYGDAVYLFERDCSVQRRHQKIIEEAPAPGLSEELRRNLGEAGVRAAKAVGYVGAGTVEFILDKFDHSFHFMEMNTRLQVEHPITEMITNTDLVEWQIRIASGEPLPLTQDQIKRKGHAFEARIYAENPRNGFLPGAGKLRHLSTPKADKNVRIETGVRQGDEVSVHYDPMIAKLVVWGEDRTSALNLLIGKLGEYQIAGLDTNVNFLIDLASHGHFRAGNVHTGFIDEHFSSLFPPINVTEELAMKAAATLFLNEDNAVRKNSNLKALTKGDPFLDALRYRVNHDFVREYFLEMDGEMFKVELKSSSDDIQMRMNGGAWRNVKVLLVHCDNRCTIQLDIDGDISSFSSTLYNGNLDIFAADGRYSFNVKQPKFLTSNEEASGGGNGNFVASPMPGVLERLLVEPDDEVKKGDNLAVIIAMKMEHVLKAPRDGVVKSVGAKQGDSVVKGKPIIQLTVEEEEEEEK, from the coding sequence atgttcAAGCACCTCAAAACGGTCAACAACTTCCTCTCCCACCTTCACATATCAACTCGACCAGCCCACAAAAATGTCACCATtcaaccaataaaaaaaatcctcatcGCAAATCGAGGTGAAATTGCTTGCCGAGTGATAAGAACTGCCAAAAAACTTGGTATTCAATCAGTTGCAGTATATTCCGATGCCGATAAAAATTCAATGCACACTTTAATGGCTGATGAAGCATATCGTGTTGGTACAGCTTCTTCATCTGattcatatttaaaaagttcTGTAATTCTTGACATTGCCAAAAAAACTAATTGCCAAGGAATCCATCCAGGTTATGGATTTCTttcagagaattttgaattctcTGAACAATGTCATAAAGAGGGGGTTATTTTTATTGGACCACCAGGTTCAGCTATTCGAGATATGGGAATCAAAAGTACCTCCAAGTCGATAATGGCTGCCGCTGGGGTACCCATTATAAATGGTTACCACGGCGAAGATCAAACCGACGACAAACTCATCGAAGAAGCCGATAAAATAGGGTTTCCTTTAATGATTAAAGCAATACGTGGGGGAGGTGGGAAAGGCATGAGAATTGCCGAAAGTAAAGAGAAGTTCTTGGAAGCTCTGAATTCCGCTAGAACTGAATCTGCCAAATCCTTTGGCGATAGTTCAGTGCTTCTGGAGAGATATGTCCGTTCACCTCGTCATGTTGAGGTACAAGTCTTTGCCGATCAATACGGCGATGCGGTGTATCTCTTCGAACGAGATTGTTCCGTTCAGAGGAGACACCAAAAGATAATTGAGGAAGCTCCAGCTCCAGGTTTGTCGGAAGAACTCCGAAGAAACCTAGGAGAAGCTGGAGTTAGAGCTGCAAAAGCTGTAGGTTATGTTGGAGCTGGAACTGTTGAGTTTATTCTTGACAAATTTGATCATTCGTTCCATTTTATGGAAATGAATACACGCTTGCAGGTTGAGCATCCTATCACTGAAATGATAACCAATACCGATTTGGTTGAATGGCAGATTCGTATTGCCTCTGGGGAACCACTTCCTCTGACCCAGGACCAAATCAAAAGGAAAGGTCATGCATTCGAAGCCCGAATCTATGCCGAGAATCCTAGAAATGGATTCCTTCCTGGAGCAGGAAAGCTCCGCCATTTGTCAACTCCCAAAGCTGATAAAAATGTTCGAATTGAAACTGGAGTTCGGCAGGGTGATGAGGTATCTGTTCACTATGATCCGATGATAGCTAAATTGGTTGTTTGGGGAGAAGATCGGACGAGTGCTTTGAATTTGCTCATTGGCAAGTTGGGAGAATATCAAATTGCTGGGCTAGAtacaaatgttaattttttgattgatttgGCGTCGCATGGACATTTTAGAGCTGGAAATGTTCATACGGGATTTATTGATGAACATTTTAGTTCGTTGTTTCCGCCGATTAATGTCACTGAAGAGTTGGCAATGAAAGCAGCGGCAACTCTATTCCTTAATGAAGACAATGCAGTGAGGAAGAATTCCAACTTAAAAGCCCTTACAAAAGGTGATCCATTTTTAGATGCTCTGAGATATCGTGTCAATCATGATTTTGTCCGAGAGTACTTTTTAGAAATGGATGGAGAGATGTTTAAAGTCGAGCTGAAAAGTAGTTCGGATGATATTCAAATGAGAATGAATGGTGGAGCATGGAGGAATGTTAAAGTGCTCCTCGTCCATTGTGACAATAGATGTACTATTCAACTAGATATCGACGGAGATATATCATCATTCAGTTCGACACTTTATAATGGTAATTTGGATATATTTGCAGCTGATGGTCGATACTCATTCAATGTAAAACAACCTAAATTCCTAACATCGAATGAAGAAGCTTCTGGTGGTGGTAATGGTAATTTTGTTGCATCACCAATGCCAGGTGTGTTGGAGAGACTTTTAGTTGAACCTGATGATGAAGTTAAGAAAGGTGATAATTTGGCGGTTATAATTGCTATGAAAATGGAACATGTACTGAAGGCACCGAGAGATGGTGTGGTTAAGAGTGTTGGAGCAAAGCAGGGGGATAGTGTTGTTAAAGGGAAACCGATTATACAGTTGACAGTGGAGGAGGAGGAGGAGGAAGAGAAGTAA